A window from Plasmodium cynomolgi strain B DNA, chromosome 7, whole genome shotgun sequence encodes these proteins:
- a CDS encoding hypothetical protein (putative), whose protein sequence is MVHSDPFSNCAAEKCPPSLKSKFANRIPGLTSLEVGFDESMGASRSGSTMSGVFRKLAVICALFFLLQNLPQLERKNPTDLRKKVYHWRGLSQHELNKREENVSGSNEELDKLWKKELIKWKSDLYLINKETFWEFKRVCKINNVDFKWENEIWKKFREQMGKNIYEKELKDHQDFSKLKSNKPTEEEINNFILSKRDTFGIFCDYLKNERTSLIDHVIKEWIKVRGEFLDTVEYKAWKVRKLLKKMQKKEVAKLYS, encoded by the exons atggtgcacTCAGATCCATTTAGCAATTGCGCAGCTGAAAAGTGTCCACCCAGTTTGAAGTCCAAATTTGCGAATCGTATTCCGGGTCTCACATCGCTCGAGGTGGGATTCGATGAATCGATGGGAGCCTCCAGGAGCGGCAGCACCATGAGTGGTGTCTTCCGTAAGCTCGCGGTTATCTGTGCCTTGTTTTTCTTGCTTCAG AACCTCCCCCAACTAGAGAGAAAGAACCCAACCGACCTGCGGAAAAAGGTATATCATTGGAGAGGGCTGTCCCAGCATGAGTTaaataaaagggaagaaaatgtaAGCGGGAGCAACGAGGAGCTAGACAAACTATGGAAGaaagaattaattaaatGGAAATCAGACCTGTActtaataaataaagaaaccTTTTGGGAATTCAAAAGGGTGTGCAAAATTAACAACGTAGACTTTAAgtgggaaaatgaaatatggaaaaaattcagagaacaaatgggtaaaaatatttacgagAAGGAACTGAAGGACCACCaagatttttcaaaattaaagagTAATAAACCAACAGAGGAGGAAAtcaacaattttattttatccaaGAGAGACACCTTTGGTATATTTTGTGATTacttgaaaaatgaaaggacGTCACTGATCGATCATGTCATTAAGGAATGGATAAAAGTGAGAGGTGAATTTTTGGACACTGTGGAATACAAGGCGTGGAAGGTCCGGAAGTTACTAAAGAAAatgcagaagaaggaggtcGCCAAGCTGTATTCGTAG